The genomic window AACTTCAGCACGATTCTTTATCCGGGCAGATGGCGGCCACGGCAACGGAAATAAACGATGCCAATCGCTTGGTTCTGGAGCAGAAAAATTTGCTGGATCAGATTACCAAAGAAAAAACTGAAAAGCAAATAAAAATTTCGGATTTGGAAAGACAGGTAATGCAGGATCAATCAGAACAGCACTACCGGCAGTTTACCGGACTTCTCGCCGTGCAGGCGGTTTTGGAAAACAAGGATAAATTCGGCAAGGTTTACGGATTAATTTCCGAGCTGGGTGACAGTGAAGAAAAATTTCGCACCGCCCTTGAGGCCGCGGCCGGATCATATTTGTCGGCAATCGTGGTTGAAAGCGATGACGTGGCCGGACGCGCAATAGAATTTTTGCATACAAACCGGTTGGGGGTTGCGACTTTTTTACCTTTAAATAAAATAGTGCCGAAGGGTAGTGAAAATATTCATAATCTTTTGTCCCAACCGGGCGTCTGCGGGCTGGCTTCGGAATTAATAAGATTTGAACCCAAACTTAGCAATATTTTTTCTTTTGTTTTTGGCCAGACCATCGTGGTGGAAGATTTGGCGGCGGCCAAACGTATCGGCATCGGTTCGGCGCGGATGGTAACGCTTTCCGGCGATGTGATTGAGAAAACCGGCGTGATGAAAGGCGGTTATCGCCAGGCCAAAAAAGCCGGACTGGGATTTTCCAGAAAATTATTATTAAGCCCGGATAAGTTTATTGAGTATCAATCGCAGATCAACGCCGGCCGTGAAGAGATTGCCGGATTGGAGACGAAATACGAAAAAGCCAAGACCCAGCTTTTTGTTTTTGAAACCAAGAGCCAGTCGGCCCATGCCAAATTTGAGGTCTTAAATTCGGAATTGAAAAATCTCGCGCAAGAAGTGGCCGGACTGGAACAGGAATTATCGCTGTTTAATGCCGATCCCAAACAATATGATAAGATATTGGCGCAGCTCTTGGTTGAGAAAGACGCGCTGTCAGTGCAAATAAAAGCCAAGGAAGACACCTTAAATAAATTATCTGAAAAAATAGACAATTTTAATAAAGAGGAAGAAGACAAGAAGCAGAGAGTTTTTGCTTTGCAGGATCAAATGCAAAAAAAGCAGAACAAACTAAATGAAATTTTATCGGCGCGCAATGATTTGAAAATTGAAATTGCCAAACTGGAGACCAAACAGGATGCCATCGGCGAAGAAGTGCGCGCGGAAATGAATGCGGCGATTGAAGCAGTGGTGGAGAGAAAGCCGCCGACAGTTGAAGCGGAAAAAATTATTGAGACGGCCAATGAAATTCAAAAATTAAAATATCAATTGAGTTTGATCGGTGGAATTGACGCGGAAGTTGTGGAGGAGCATCAGCAGACCAAAGAAAAGTATGATTTTTTATCCGGCCAGATTGAGGATTTGCACAGTGCCATGACAGATTTGGATAAAATGATTGTGGAACTGGATGAGGTCATGAAAAAGAAGCGGGCCGCGGCTTTTAAAAAAATCAGAAAAGAATTTGATCGCTATGTGAAAATACTGTTCGGCGGCGGCAACGCGGATATGACTGAAATTTACGGTGAGCCGGAAAGCGAGGCAGATGAAGATTTGGCCGGCGCCGAAGGCGAGCTCCCAGAAGAAAAAGTTGTGAGCAAACGAAAAGAAAAAATATTAACCGGTATAGATATTTCCATAAACCCGCCGGGCAAAAAAATAAAA from Patescibacteria group bacterium includes these protein-coding regions:
- a CDS encoding AAA family ATPase; the protein is MYLKRLEIRGFKSFAEKTVLEFLPYKNNRNSVTVIVGPNGSGKSNISDAVRWVMGEQSLKNLRGKKNEDVIFSGSETKGQLGAAEVTMTLDNGDGRLLSDYPEIIITRRLYRSGEAEYLVNNNAARLIDIHLLLAKAQFAQHSYSVVGQGMIDKLLTVGPVERKDFLDEASGIKEFQIKQHQAELKLTRTTENVAQAERLMQEVEPRLKILSKQVKKLEKRQEVELKLREMQEKYYASIYLTNKNELDGLVEKLNLVENSYRGAFKELEDIQNELAVLARASGRGDAFNELQSKFQVLAKEKNDLERQLAIKDGQTHAQYNAAGKQNVSWTQNKIAELKLQHDSLSGQMAATATEINDANRLVLEQKNLLDQITKEKTEKQIKISDLERQVMQDQSEQHYRQFTGLLAVQAVLENKDKFGKVYGLISELGDSEEKFRTALEAAAGSYLSAIVVESDDVAGRAIEFLHTNRLGVATFLPLNKIVPKGSENIHNLLSQPGVCGLASELIRFEPKLSNIFSFVFGQTIVVEDLAAAKRIGIGSARMVTLSGDVIEKTGVMKGGYRQAKKAGLGFSRKLLLSPDKFIEYQSQINAGREEIAGLETKYEKAKTQLFVFETKSQSAHAKFEVLNSELKNLAQEVAGLEQELSLFNADPKQYDKILAQLLVEKDALSVQIKAKEDTLNKLSEKIDNFNKEEEDKKQRVFALQDQMQKKQNKLNEILSARNDLKIEIAKLETKQDAIGEEVRAEMNAAIEAVVERKPPTVEAEKIIETANEIQKLKYQLSLIGGIDAEVVEEHQQTKEKYDFLSGQIEDLHSAMTDLDKMIVELDEVMKKKRAAAFKKIRKEFDRYVKILFGGGNADMTEIYGEPESEADEDLAGAEGELPEEKVVSKRKEKILTGIDISINPPGKKIKHINTLSGGERTLASIALICAVLNYNPSPFVVLDEVEAALDETNTRRFVQILSELSEHSQFIIITHNRVTMHSADALYGVVMGGDGISKLLSVKMEEVGVARGDQSIDKAV